The genomic window AGATCGTCCGTCATCCTTCCCCCAGAAGAACCTCCTCTGTAAAGAAATTATTTTTCGAGCAACTGCATCCGACATCTTATACAGGTTCAGGTAGTACACAGGTAGGCTGTTTATGACAGACTTGATGAGTACCAGCTTTCCAGCCTTGCTTAGCACCTTCGCTTTCCATAAGCTGAGCTTCTCTTCCACCTTCTCTATTACCGGTTTCCAAGTTTTAACTAACCGCGGATTTGCTCCTAGGCTAATACCAAGATACCTCACTGGCAGGGTTGCTTCCTGGCATCCAAGCATCTGACACATCTGACTAGTCCACTCCTGACTGCAATTCACTGGTATCAAGCTAGACTTCTCAAAGTTAATGCTCAGTCCTGACATAACCTCGAAACACCTCAGAAGTCTCTTATAACTCCTCACTGTCCCCTCTTCTGGCGGGCAGAATAATATTGTGTCATCTGCAAATTGTAAGTGCGATAACTCAATATCATCCCTACTGACCAACAGTGGGAAAATGCGGCCATTCTTCATTGCCTCTCCTATCATTCTGTTGAGCACATCAACTACTAAGACAAACAGGAATGGCGATAAAGGGTCACCTTGACGAAGTCCCCTCTCCATTTTAAATGCTTTTGAAGGGGATCCATTAATCAGAATAGAGATGGATGCCGACCTTATACACTCCTTAACCCATGCCCTCCATGTATTGCCGAAACCCATCTTCTCTAACACTGTATCAACAAAGCACCATTTAACTCTATCATAGGCTTTGTGGAAGTCCAGTTTGATAATCGCTGCTGCCTTTCTTTGTCGTCTTACCCAATGTACTGTTTCGCATGCAATTAAAGCTCCATCATGTATCTTCCTTCCTTTCACAAAGGCACTCTGGGACTCTCCCACTAATCCTGGCATTACACTCCTCATTCTTCGTGTCAACAATTTGGAGATGGCTTTATACACACAACCAACCATGCTAATAGGTCTAAGGTCTTTTATCTCCTTTGCCCCAACGAACTTTGGTGCCAACGCTACCCATGTTATATTGGAGTCTGCTGGTAGTCTTGCATGCTCAAAGAAGCTCAATACAACTGTTGTGAATTCTGGTCCAATCTCCCCCCAAcacttttttataaaattcatgtTGTATCCGTCATTCCCTGGTGCTTTCGAAGATTCACAGTCCCATACTGCCTCCTTCACTTCCTCTGCTGAAGGCATCACCTCTAAGGCTTCAGCTTCCTCCCTCTACAGTCGGTTCACTAGACCATCTCTAAAGCTCACCGTTGGAGAAGCTTCCTGGTGGTATAAGCGCTTATAAAAGTCTCGAATAGCCACCTttatccttgcttgattccttatTACTCTCCCATTAATTACCAATGACCCGATTctgttattccttcttcttgccGAGGTGATATTGTGGAAATATTTAGTATTCCTATCCATCTCCTTCGCGTACCGGGCCCTAGACATTTGCTTCCAGTGGATATCCTATCTAACATATCACTTCTCACAGCATCTCACTAGCGCCCTTCTCCTTAACTCCAACGTTCCATCATGCATACCACTACTCACCATATCGTCCACCTTCTTgatctcttcttcaaacttccTTATCTTCTCAGCTATATTCCCAAAATGCTGCTTATGCCATCTCTGAACCGGAATAGACAGCACTTTCATCTTGTCTAGGAACTGTCTATCACCTAACTCCCTCCACTCTTCCTTCACCATTCGTAGAAACCCTTCATGCGTAAACCACGAGTCCAAACTCCGAAAAGGTCGTGGGCCATCAAACTTTCTGCTCTCTTCCATAATTAATGGGCAGTGATCTGATAAACCTCTTGGACCACCCCTTAATCTTGTCCCCGGGTACATCTCTAACCATCCCAAGGTGACTAGGCTCCTATCGATTCGACTGCATGAGCTCCCCCTAAACCATGTATACCTTCGATCATTTAACGACAAGTCAACCAGCTCCATATCATTTATCCAATCTCTAAAATCCTCCGCGGACGCTG from Arachis ipaensis cultivar K30076 chromosome B09, Araip1.1, whole genome shotgun sequence includes these protein-coding regions:
- the LOC107616041 gene encoding uncharacterized protein LOC107616041: MIISSWNIRGLDGAGKLSMVKNFKNKSRLDMLGLIETKKELVTKFDVMRIWGRDGAGWEYVSSVGASRGLLLIWDETVFKLINCYKGDRWMCVEGVVIKDQFQCAVCLVYGAHVRAEKRVVWEELSYIAGLCQVPVCFLGDFNEAMHLEERKEATTLSASAEDFRDWINDMELVDLSLNDRRYTWFRGSSCSRIDRSLVTLGWLEMYPGTRLRGGPRGLSDHCPLIMEESRKFDGPRPFRSLDSWFTHEGFLRMVKEEWRELGDRQFLDKMKVLSIPVQRWHKQHFGNIAEKIRKFEEEIKKVDDMVSSGMHDGTLELRRRALVRCCEK